The Corallococcus silvisoli genome has a segment encoding these proteins:
- a CDS encoding TIGR02266 family protein — translation MADSNQAGAVGLVVKLPFATPEEFLAKYGGNITRGGIYLRAKAVRPPGTAVTLDLRLASGDRLLYTAAIVHFVTGQQGQGISGMGLRFGEADAPTRRFLDAAVAILPHAQSDVPPVPNGVGPADFTVPGPAAAPALPSAARAEPGPGAARGDGADVPGAPTAPALEMVTAESLDLNTAEPPRAGPVIGIDLGTTNSCAAFVRGNKPGVLPSREGHNTVPSILAFNQRGRLVVGHPAKGQMLTNPRQTVYGAKRLVGRPYASPIVEQIKGRFHYEIAAGQAGEAAVRLGDRIYSLQQISALILREVREVAQNQLGQPISRAVITVPAYYNDNQRQAVREAGKLAGLYVERILNEPTAAALAYGYGKKLNQRVLVYDLGGGTFDASVLELHDTVYEVISTGGDTFLGGIDFDNAIVESLLEEFERQTGRAFQGDRVALQRINDAAERAKCALSERSEMRVHVAFVTMIDNKPYDLDVTLTRQKLIALTEKLVDRTVQVCEEVLQAKGLGPKDIDEVILVGGQSRFPLVHEKITQFFGRPPSKGVHPDEAVALGAALLAHSLGQLEGVVLIDVLPMAIGVGLPGGRFKPVLERNVSLPASKVHTLSTHRDGQTELELTVFQGDSDRAQDNEYLGTLRLAGLPKRPRGAVQVTVTFEVNNESLLKVTAREGTTGREVVSTFTTRDTPEAVKARLSQPEAPAVLAPPTLAPSSATTGGAHSVSAARNLAAAAAQGVTPEVAGVSKPKGFMGWLKGLFGRA, via the coding sequence TTGGCGGATTCGAATCAAGCGGGGGCGGTCGGGCTGGTGGTGAAGCTGCCCTTCGCCACCCCCGAGGAGTTCCTGGCGAAATACGGGGGCAACATCACCCGGGGGGGCATCTATTTGCGCGCCAAGGCCGTCCGCCCTCCGGGCACGGCCGTCACCCTGGACCTCCGCCTGGCGAGCGGCGACCGGCTCCTCTACACGGCGGCCATCGTCCACTTCGTCACCGGTCAGCAGGGCCAGGGCATCTCCGGGATGGGCCTGAGGTTCGGGGAGGCGGACGCACCGACCCGCCGGTTCCTGGACGCCGCCGTGGCCATCCTCCCCCACGCCCAGTCGGACGTACCGCCCGTGCCCAACGGGGTGGGCCCGGCGGACTTCACCGTCCCTGGCCCCGCCGCCGCCCCCGCCCTCCCCTCCGCCGCGCGCGCCGAGCCCGGCCCTGGCGCCGCCCGGGGGGACGGAGCTGATGTGCCCGGCGCTCCCACCGCACCCGCGCTGGAGATGGTGACGGCGGAGTCGTTGGATCTGAACACGGCCGAGCCACCCCGGGCCGGCCCTGTCATCGGCATCGACCTGGGGACGACGAACTCGTGCGCCGCGTTCGTGCGCGGCAACAAGCCGGGGGTGCTGCCCAGCCGCGAGGGTCACAACACGGTGCCCTCCATCCTGGCGTTCAACCAGCGCGGCAGGCTGGTGGTGGGCCACCCCGCCAAGGGGCAGATGCTCACCAACCCGCGCCAGACCGTGTACGGCGCCAAGCGGCTGGTGGGCCGGCCCTACGCGTCGCCCATCGTCGAGCAGATCAAGGGCCGCTTCCACTACGAGATCGCCGCGGGCCAGGCGGGCGAAGCGGCGGTGCGGCTGGGCGATCGCATCTACTCGCTCCAGCAGATCTCCGCGCTGATCCTCCGGGAGGTGCGCGAGGTGGCGCAGAACCAGCTGGGCCAGCCCATCTCCCGGGCGGTCATCACGGTGCCCGCCTACTACAACGACAACCAGCGGCAGGCCGTCCGCGAGGCGGGCAAGCTCGCGGGGCTGTACGTGGAGCGCATCCTCAACGAGCCCACGGCGGCGGCGCTGGCGTACGGCTATGGCAAGAAGCTCAACCAGCGCGTGCTGGTGTACGACCTGGGCGGCGGCACGTTCGACGCGTCGGTGCTGGAGCTGCACGACACCGTCTACGAGGTGATCTCCACCGGCGGCGACACGTTCCTGGGCGGCATCGACTTCGACAACGCCATCGTCGAGTCCCTGCTGGAGGAGTTCGAGCGGCAGACGGGCCGCGCCTTCCAGGGGGACCGGGTGGCCCTGCAGCGCATCAACGACGCGGCGGAGCGGGCCAAGTGCGCCCTGTCCGAGCGCTCGGAGATGCGCGTGCACGTGGCCTTCGTGACGATGATCGACAACAAGCCGTACGACCTGGACGTCACGCTCACGCGGCAGAAGTTGATCGCCCTGACGGAGAAGCTGGTCGACCGCACGGTCCAGGTCTGTGAAGAGGTGCTGCAGGCCAAGGGGCTGGGGCCCAAGGACATCGACGAGGTGATCCTCGTCGGAGGGCAGAGCCGCTTCCCGCTGGTGCACGAGAAGATCACCCAGTTCTTCGGCCGGCCGCCCAGCAAGGGCGTGCACCCGGACGAGGCCGTGGCGCTGGGCGCGGCGCTCCTGGCGCACAGCCTGGGGCAGCTGGAAGGCGTGGTGCTCATCGACGTGCTGCCCATGGCCATTGGCGTGGGGCTGCCCGGCGGGCGCTTCAAGCCGGTGCTGGAGCGCAACGTGTCGCTGCCGGCCTCCAAGGTCCACACGCTCTCCACGCACCGCGATGGACAGACGGAGCTGGAGCTCACCGTGTTCCAGGGTGACTCCGACCGGGCGCAGGACAATGAGTACCTGGGCACGTTGCGGCTCGCCGGCCTGCCAAAGCGTCCGCGCGGCGCGGTGCAGGTGACCGTCACCTTCGAGGTGAACAACGAGTCGCTGCTGAAGGTGACCGCGCGCGAGGGCACGACAGGTCGCGAAGTGGTCAGCACGTTCACCACCCGCGACACGCCGGAGGCCGTGAAGGCGCGGCTGTCCCAGCCGGAAGCGCCCGCGGTGCTGGCGCCTCCGACGTTGGCACCCTCCTCGGCCACCACCGGAGGCGCGCACTCCGTCAGCGCCGCGCGCAACCTGGCCGCGGCCGCCGCGCAGGGCGTGACTCCGGAGGTCGCGGGGGTGTCGAAGCCAAAGGGCTTCATGGGGTGGTTGAAGGGGTTGTTCGGCCGCGCTTGA
- the guaB gene encoding IMP dehydrogenase, translating into MLNPDIRLALTFDDVLLLPGESAVTPRDADLTTRLTRNIRLNVPLLSAAMDTVTEARTAIAMAQEGGIGVIHKNMTPEQQALEVLKVKKFESGMVVDPVTIEPKAPLSRALELMKAHGVSGVPVVQGKRLVGIVTSRDVRFEKNFTQKVEDVMTTKLVTGREGISQDDAQKLLHEHRIEKLLVVNEAYELKGLITIKDIEKRRTHPYAAKDAKGRLLCAAAVGVSADREARIDALLKAGVDVIVVDTAHGHSKGVLEGVRDTRKNFRGFDLIAGNVATAEGTRALIEAGVDAVKVGIGPGSICTTRVVAGVGVPQVTAVDDCAREADKHGIPIISDGGIKYSGDIVKALAAGASSVMIGSLFAGTEESPGDVILYQGRSYKSYRGMGSLGAMKQGAKDRYFQSDVEAVKLVPEGIEGRVPYKGSLSMNVHQMLGGIRSGMGYVGCATIEELRTKATFTRITSAGLKESHVHDVIITEEAPNYRME; encoded by the coding sequence ATGTTGAACCCCGATATCCGGTTGGCCCTCACCTTCGACGACGTGCTCCTGCTGCCCGGCGAGAGCGCCGTCACGCCCCGTGATGCCGACCTGACGACCCGCCTGACGCGCAACATCCGGCTCAACGTGCCCCTGTTGTCCGCCGCCATGGACACCGTGACGGAAGCCCGCACGGCCATCGCCATGGCCCAGGAAGGTGGCATTGGCGTCATCCACAAGAACATGACCCCCGAGCAGCAGGCGCTGGAGGTCCTCAAGGTCAAGAAGTTCGAGAGCGGCATGGTGGTGGATCCGGTCACCATCGAACCGAAGGCGCCGCTCTCTCGCGCGCTGGAGCTGATGAAGGCGCACGGCGTGTCCGGCGTCCCCGTGGTGCAGGGCAAGCGCCTGGTGGGCATCGTCACCAGCCGCGACGTGCGCTTCGAGAAGAACTTCACCCAGAAGGTCGAGGACGTGATGACGACGAAGCTCGTCACCGGCCGCGAGGGCATCTCCCAGGACGACGCCCAGAAGCTCCTCCACGAGCACCGCATCGAGAAGCTCCTCGTCGTGAACGAGGCCTATGAGCTGAAGGGCCTCATCACCATCAAGGACATCGAGAAGCGCCGCACCCACCCCTACGCGGCCAAGGACGCGAAGGGCCGCCTGCTCTGCGCCGCCGCCGTGGGCGTGTCCGCCGACCGCGAGGCCCGCATCGACGCGCTGCTCAAGGCGGGCGTGGACGTCATCGTCGTGGACACCGCGCACGGCCACTCCAAGGGCGTGCTGGAGGGCGTGCGCGACACCCGCAAGAACTTCCGCGGGTTCGACCTCATCGCCGGCAACGTGGCCACCGCGGAAGGCACGCGCGCGCTCATCGAGGCGGGCGTGGACGCGGTGAAGGTGGGCATCGGCCCGGGCTCCATCTGCACCACGCGCGTGGTGGCCGGCGTGGGCGTACCCCAGGTGACGGCGGTGGATGACTGCGCCCGCGAAGCGGACAAGCACGGCATCCCCATCATCTCCGACGGCGGCATCAAGTACTCGGGCGACATCGTCAAGGCCCTGGCCGCGGGCGCCAGCTCCGTGATGATCGGCTCGCTGTTCGCCGGCACCGAGGAGTCCCCTGGCGACGTCATCCTGTACCAGGGCCGCAGCTACAAGAGCTACCGGGGCATGGGCAGCCTGGGCGCGATGAAGCAGGGCGCCAAGGACCGCTACTTCCAGTCCGACGTGGAGGCGGTGAAGCTGGTGCCCGAAGGCATCGAGGGCCGCGTCCCGTACAAGGGCAGCCTGTCCATGAACGTGCACCAGATGCTGGGTGGCATCCGCAGCGGCATGGGCTACGTGGGGTGCGCCACCATCGAGGAGCTGCGCACGAAGGCCACCTTCACGCGCATCACGTCCGCCGGGCTCAAGGAGAGCCACGTGCACGACGTCATCATCACCGAGGAAGCGCCCAACTACCGCATGGAGTAG
- the guaA gene encoding glutamine-hydrolyzing GMP synthase — protein sequence MDLHSEKILILDFGSQYTQLIARRVRELGVYCEIHRPDLPAADIRQFAPRGIILSGGPASVEAPGSPRCDPYVFDAGVPVLGICYGLQLISKLLGGRIDRGAHREFGSAAVEVLTARGPFAEFHPGDQVQVWMSHGDRVDVLPPGFEAIGRSGNSPFAAAAHATKPWYGLQFHPEVVHTPQGKTMLRAFLFNDCKVTGSWTMKGFIDEAVETIRKQVGEEGRVICGLSGGVDSSVAALLLHRAIGPRLQCIFVDNGVLRQGERAQVEALFVDRFHVPLKTVDARERFLSKLAGVTDPEQKRKIIGREFIAVFEEASRDVQDAGFLAQGTLYPDVIESVSWKGPSVTIKSHHNVGGLPEQMKLKLVEPLRELFKDEVRALGRELGLPDEMVSRQPFPGPGLAIRVLGEVNEKRLDLVRRADAIVQEEIHKAGLYREVWQAFAVLLPVQSVGVMGDERTYESTCVLRAVTSVDGMTADWARIPFPILERISSRITNEVRGINRVVYDISSKPPATIEWE from the coding sequence GTGGACCTGCACTCCGAGAAGATCCTGATCCTTGATTTCGGGAGCCAGTACACCCAGCTCATCGCCCGCCGGGTGCGCGAGCTGGGGGTGTATTGTGAGATACACCGCCCCGACCTCCCCGCCGCCGACATCCGCCAGTTCGCGCCGCGCGGCATCATCCTGTCCGGCGGCCCGGCCTCCGTGGAGGCCCCTGGCTCCCCCCGCTGTGACCCCTACGTCTTCGACGCGGGCGTCCCCGTGCTGGGCATCTGCTACGGCCTCCAGCTCATCTCCAAGCTGCTGGGCGGCCGCATCGACCGGGGCGCGCACCGGGAGTTCGGCAGCGCGGCGGTGGAGGTGCTCACCGCGCGCGGCCCGTTCGCGGAGTTCCACCCGGGCGACCAGGTGCAGGTGTGGATGAGCCACGGGGACCGGGTGGACGTGCTGCCGCCCGGTTTCGAGGCCATTGGCCGCAGCGGCAATTCGCCCTTCGCGGCGGCGGCCCATGCGACGAAGCCCTGGTACGGCCTCCAGTTCCACCCGGAGGTGGTCCACACGCCGCAGGGCAAGACGATGCTGCGCGCCTTCCTCTTCAACGACTGCAAGGTCACCGGCTCCTGGACGATGAAGGGCTTCATCGACGAGGCGGTGGAGACCATCCGCAAGCAGGTGGGCGAGGAGGGCCGGGTCATCTGCGGGCTGTCCGGCGGCGTGGACAGCTCCGTGGCGGCGCTGCTGCTGCACCGGGCCATCGGCCCGCGCCTCCAGTGCATCTTCGTGGACAACGGCGTCCTGCGGCAGGGCGAGCGGGCGCAGGTGGAGGCCCTCTTCGTGGACCGCTTCCACGTCCCCCTGAAGACGGTGGATGCGCGCGAGCGCTTCCTGTCCAAGCTGGCCGGCGTCACCGATCCAGAGCAGAAGCGGAAGATCATCGGCCGGGAGTTCATCGCCGTGTTCGAGGAGGCCTCGCGCGACGTGCAGGACGCGGGCTTCCTGGCGCAGGGCACGCTGTACCCGGACGTCATTGAATCCGTGTCCTGGAAGGGCCCCTCCGTCACCATCAAGAGCCACCACAACGTGGGCGGCCTGCCAGAGCAGATGAAGCTCAAGCTGGTGGAGCCCCTGCGCGAGCTCTTCAAAGACGAGGTCCGCGCCCTGGGCCGCGAGCTGGGCCTGCCGGACGAGATGGTCTCCCGCCAGCCCTTCCCGGGGCCGGGCCTGGCCATCCGGGTGCTGGGCGAGGTGAACGAGAAGCGCCTGGACCTGGTGCGCCGCGCGGACGCCATCGTCCAGGAGGAGATCCACAAGGCCGGCCTGTACCGCGAGGTGTGGCAGGCGTTCGCGGTGCTGCTGCCGGTGCAGAGCGTGGGCGTGATGGGCGACGAGCGCACCTACGAGTCCACCTGCGTGCTGCGCGCCGTCACCAGCGTGGACGGGATGACGGCGGACTGGGCCCGCATCCCGTTCCCCATCCTGGAGCGCATCTCCTCGCGCATCACCAACGAGGTGCGCGGCATCAACCGCGTCGTCTACGACATCTCCTCCAAGCCGCCCGCCACCATCGAGTGGGAGTGA
- a CDS encoding S46 family peptidase: MKRLMVIAALVGAAPALADEGMWTYNNFPAAKVKQKYGFEPDQQWLEKLRLGAVRLAGGCSASFVSPDGLVMTNHHCARGCIEQLSSAKQDYLANGFYAKTQAEEKQCPAMEVNQLVEITDVTDALNKATQSLSGKQYSDTLKAEMAKVEKACANGDDKVRCDVVTLYQGGKYNLYKYRRFQDVRLVFAPEHAIAFFGGDPDNFEFPRYDLDVSFVRVYQDKQPVKTPDYFKWSEHGAKENELTFVAGNPGRTSRQLTIAELEYIRDVSMPKSLMYLSEMRGMLTEFQKRGPEQKRISSNMLFGVENGLKASKGRHEALLDKQFFAQKVAAEQELRKKVDANPELKKKYAGAWDEIAKAEGQLVNLRKDLNYMEQGQGLSSSMYVIARTLVRASEELPKDNGQRLREYNDANQPALKAQLFSPAPIYPELEIARLTFSLTKLREELGAKHPFVKKVLGKESPEQVATRVVKGSKLADVKARQALFDGGKKAVEASKDPMIQLALLVDPDARAIRKKFEDDVESVIRKNSELVAKASFDIYGTNQYPDATFSPRVSFGSVKGYTENGAQVAPFTQMAGTFEHATGQEPFALPKSWVKSEKVINGATLMNFVTTNDIIGGNSGSPVLNQNREVVGLVFDGNIQSLGGDYGFDESVNRTVAVHSDAIIEALQKIYGANRVLEELRPGSTKVTPVKANPAG; the protein is encoded by the coding sequence ATGAAGCGATTGATGGTCATCGCCGCCCTCGTGGGTGCCGCTCCGGCGCTCGCCGACGAAGGCATGTGGACGTACAACAACTTCCCCGCCGCGAAGGTGAAGCAGAAGTACGGCTTCGAGCCGGATCAGCAGTGGCTGGAGAAGCTGCGCCTGGGCGCGGTGCGTCTGGCTGGCGGCTGCTCCGCGAGCTTCGTGTCGCCGGACGGCCTGGTGATGACGAACCACCACTGCGCGCGCGGCTGCATCGAGCAGCTGTCCTCCGCGAAGCAGGACTACCTAGCCAACGGCTTCTACGCGAAGACGCAGGCCGAGGAGAAGCAGTGCCCGGCGATGGAGGTGAACCAGCTCGTCGAGATCACCGACGTCACCGACGCGCTGAACAAGGCCACCCAGTCGCTGTCCGGCAAGCAGTACTCGGACACGCTGAAGGCGGAGATGGCCAAGGTGGAGAAGGCCTGCGCCAACGGCGACGACAAGGTGCGTTGTGACGTCGTCACGCTGTACCAGGGCGGCAAGTACAACCTCTACAAGTACCGCCGCTTCCAGGACGTGCGCCTGGTGTTCGCCCCGGAGCACGCCATCGCCTTCTTCGGCGGTGACCCGGACAACTTCGAGTTCCCCCGCTACGACCTGGACGTGTCGTTCGTGCGCGTCTACCAGGACAAGCAGCCGGTGAAGACGCCGGACTACTTCAAGTGGTCCGAGCACGGCGCCAAGGAGAACGAGCTCACGTTCGTGGCCGGCAACCCGGGCCGCACCTCGCGCCAGCTGACCATCGCGGAGCTGGAGTACATCCGCGACGTGTCCATGCCCAAGTCGCTCATGTACCTGTCCGAGATGCGGGGCATGCTCACGGAGTTCCAGAAGCGCGGCCCCGAGCAGAAGCGCATCTCCAGCAACATGCTCTTCGGCGTGGAGAACGGCCTGAAGGCGTCCAAGGGCCGCCACGAGGCGCTGCTCGACAAGCAGTTCTTCGCGCAGAAGGTCGCCGCGGAGCAGGAGCTGCGCAAGAAGGTCGACGCGAACCCCGAGCTGAAGAAGAAGTACGCCGGCGCCTGGGATGAGATCGCCAAGGCGGAGGGGCAGCTCGTCAACCTCCGCAAGGACCTGAACTACATGGAGCAGGGCCAGGGCCTGTCGTCCTCCATGTACGTCATCGCCCGGACGCTGGTGCGCGCCAGCGAGGAGCTGCCCAAGGACAACGGCCAGCGGCTGCGTGAGTACAACGACGCCAACCAGCCCGCGCTCAAGGCGCAGCTCTTCAGCCCCGCGCCCATCTACCCGGAGCTGGAGATCGCCCGCCTGACGTTCAGCCTCACCAAGCTGCGCGAGGAGCTGGGCGCCAAGCACCCCTTCGTGAAGAAGGTCCTGGGCAAGGAGTCCCCGGAGCAGGTCGCCACCCGCGTGGTGAAGGGCAGCAAGCTGGCGGACGTCAAGGCGCGCCAGGCGCTCTTCGACGGTGGCAAGAAGGCCGTGGAGGCGTCCAAGGATCCGATGATCCAGCTGGCCCTCCTGGTGGACCCGGACGCCCGCGCCATCCGCAAGAAGTTCGAGGACGACGTGGAGTCCGTCATCCGGAAGAACAGCGAGCTGGTCGCCAAGGCGAGCTTCGACATCTACGGCACCAACCAGTACCCGGACGCGACGTTCTCCCCGCGCGTGTCCTTCGGTTCGGTGAAGGGCTACACGGAGAATGGCGCGCAGGTGGCGCCGTTCACCCAGATGGCTGGCACGTTCGAGCACGCCACGGGCCAGGAGCCGTTCGCCCTGCCCAAGTCGTGGGTGAAGTCGGAGAAGGTCATCAACGGCGCCACGCTGATGAACTTCGTCACCACCAACGACATCATCGGCGGCAACTCCGGTTCGCCCGTGCTGAACCAGAACCGCGAGGTCGTGGGCCTGGTGTTCGACGGCAACATCCAGTCGCTGGGCGGTGACTACGGCTTCGACGAGTCCGTGAACCGCACCGTGGCGGTCCACTCGGACGCCATCATCGAGGCGCTCCAGAAGATCTACGGCGCCAACCGCGTGCTGGAAGAGCTGCGCCCCGGTAGCACGAAGGTGACGCCGGTGAAGGCCAACCCGGCGGGGTAG
- a CDS encoding helix-turn-helix domain-containing protein: MASPSEHTLTPRADLSRFVQRARLLWRGPSPDAYVRLPDGTVELVVRVTASSCDVHALGPREHVLRKAPSEVPPDTLGLQFKPGGAYPFFGVPMSELARRSLSIDTLWGRADGARLRAQLAEARSPEARLRALEAALADRLQRDDVYEPAAAYLVRRGIRLLTDAVEIPRVAGLARTLGVSERHLRRAFDDVLGMGPKAFARLVRFHRALRASSVQGARPDWGAIAAGAGYYDQAHLIADFRAVTGSTPGAWVRARVA; the protein is encoded by the coding sequence ATGGCCTCCCCGTCCGAGCACACGCTGACCCCGCGGGCCGACCTGTCGCGCTTCGTCCAGCGGGCACGGCTCCTCTGGCGGGGCCCGTCCCCGGACGCCTACGTCCGCCTCCCGGACGGCACCGTCGAGCTGGTGGTCCGCGTCACGGCGTCGTCCTGCGACGTGCACGCGCTGGGGCCCCGGGAGCACGTGCTGCGCAAGGCGCCGTCGGAGGTGCCGCCCGACACGCTGGGCCTCCAGTTCAAGCCCGGGGGCGCGTATCCGTTCTTCGGTGTGCCCATGTCGGAGCTGGCCCGCCGGTCGCTGTCCATCGACACACTCTGGGGCCGGGCCGACGGCGCGAGGCTGCGCGCCCAGCTCGCGGAGGCCCGCTCCCCCGAGGCCCGCCTGCGCGCGCTCGAGGCCGCCCTCGCGGACCGGCTCCAGCGGGATGACGTCTACGAGCCCGCCGCCGCGTACCTCGTGCGGCGCGGCATCCGCCTGCTCACCGACGCGGTGGAGATTCCCCGCGTGGCCGGCCTGGCCCGTACGCTGGGCGTGAGCGAGCGGCACCTGCGCCGCGCCTTCGACGACGTGCTCGGCATGGGCCCCAAGGCCTTCGCGCGGCTCGTGCGCTTCCACCGCGCGCTCCGGGCCTCCAGTGTCCAGGGCGCACGGCCGGACTGGGGCGCCATCGCGGCCGGTGCTGGCTACTATGATCAGGCCCACCTCATCGCGGACTTCCGGGCCGTCACGGGCAGCACCCCGGGTGCATGGGTCCGGGCCCGGGTGGCCTGA
- a CDS encoding MBL fold metallo-hydrolase — translation MRIHHLNCGTLCPSSARFVTGDGGLFERARMVCHCLLLETPRGLVLVDTGLGTRDVQDAKQRLGGRFVARNAPRLELAETALAQVERLGFQRGDVRHIVPTHMDLDHIGGLADFPEAQVHVFEDEHDAALVPPKPGAMFGYRPVQWEHGPKWNRYAVDGERWFGFESVRVIPGLDAEVLLVPLAGHTAGHCGVAVKGPGGWVLHAGDAYFSHHEVDPVAPRSPWGVALFQRLRSVDNAARLANQERLRELVRAHGHEVKVFSAHCAVEFERLRGGPAHGAA, via the coding sequence ATGCGAATCCATCACCTGAACTGCGGAACCCTGTGTCCCTCCAGCGCCCGGTTCGTCACGGGCGACGGCGGGCTCTTCGAGCGCGCCCGGATGGTCTGCCACTGCCTGCTGCTGGAGACGCCACGGGGGCTCGTCCTGGTGGACACGGGGCTGGGGACCCGGGATGTCCAGGACGCGAAGCAGCGGCTGGGCGGGCGGTTCGTGGCCCGGAACGCGCCCCGGTTGGAGCTGGCCGAGACAGCGCTGGCCCAGGTGGAGCGACTGGGGTTCCAGCGCGGGGACGTGCGGCACATCGTGCCGACGCACATGGACCTGGACCACATTGGCGGGCTGGCGGATTTCCCCGAGGCCCAGGTCCACGTGTTCGAGGACGAGCACGACGCGGCCCTGGTGCCGCCGAAGCCGGGCGCGATGTTCGGCTACCGGCCGGTGCAGTGGGAGCACGGGCCGAAGTGGAACCGGTACGCCGTGGACGGCGAGCGCTGGTTCGGCTTCGAGTCCGTCCGGGTGATTCCGGGCCTGGACGCGGAGGTGCTGCTGGTGCCGCTGGCGGGACACACGGCCGGCCACTGCGGCGTCGCGGTGAAGGGCCCCGGGGGCTGGGTGCTGCACGCGGGAGACGCGTACTTCAGCCACCACGAGGTGGATCCGGTGGCGCCGCGGAGCCCGTGGGGCGTGGCGCTGTTCCAGCGGCTGAGGTCGGTGGACAACGCCGCGCGGCTCGCGAACCAGGAGCGGCTGCGCGAGCTGGTGCGCGCGCATGGGCACGAAGTGAAGGTGTTCTCCGCGCACTGCGCGGTGGAGTTCGAGCGGCTGCGCGGTGGACCCGCACACGGGGCCGCGTGA